The Schistocerca gregaria isolate iqSchGreg1 chromosome X, iqSchGreg1.2, whole genome shotgun sequence nucleotide sequence GTATTTGCTACAAAGTGCTTTCAATAAGTACTGACACATGTTCGGTCCTCCCCTGGTTTGAGGTCGTGGACTGCAGTTGCTTCTCTCCCCAGTTTGGAAACTTGGCCTGActgcacattttattttttaggttttttCTTGGCGTTTTCTCCTAGCTGCAACAGCAGACTGTACGTGATTTGGTCTTGACTGGGTGTAGTACCAGGAGACTCTGATGGTGATTAAGTCTAGGTGTGGCATTTGGGGACCTTCTCTTTCATTGCAGCTGCTCTAAGTTTCCTACTGTGCTTCCTGGGAATTCTTCTGATGGTACTTGTGCTGAAGTGATGGAACGGTTGAGTGTGTCCAGGAAGTCTTGACACATACTCTCCTTGATATCATTAAAAATACAGTGGCATTTAGCCCTTGCCGCCCAAAAAGCTGAGTGTTTCTCAGTAGACAGTCAGCATCTGAACTTTTACTTTCCCACCAGCCTGATCCTGATTGTGGAGTAGCACTCTTCATTCCAGCAGGATAGCAATAGTCTTCATGGATGGCCTGAAGGCGTTGGGATAGACGAGTCAGTGGGTTCATGGGTCactgttatgtgatccacccattcctgaatGCTGTCTCGACATTTAAAGTAAGCTAACACTACAGCATCTAGTTAGCCTTTCCAAGCATCCACTTTGGCAGCTTTCTTTCAGGCACTTCTTGGTGTGTCCTACATATGCAGATGGGAAATTGGTCATGGCAATGCAAATTGCAAACTGCTTGACACTGAGCAGTGTCTGAAGGGCAGGACTGCGAATTAATATCTACAGCAGAGAATGGCCATATAGTGGTATTGAAGTGtatgctctgtctcagtccaggAGGAGGACCTGACAgaataccaattagattctacacagagtacgcggaagaacttgccccccttctaacagccatgtaccacaagtctctagaggaacggaaggttccaaatgattggaaaagagcacaggtagtcccagtcttcaaaaatggtcatcgagcagatgcgcaaaactgtagacctatatctctgacgtcgatctgttgtagaattttagaacatgttttttgctagagtatcatgtcgtttttggaaacccagaatctactctgtaggaatcaacatggattccggaaacagggatcgtgtgagacccaactcgctttatttgttcatgagacccagaaattattagatacaggctcccaggtagatgctattttcctagacttccggaaggcgttcgatacagttctgcactgtcgcctgataaacaaagtaagagcctacggaatatcagaccagctgtgtggctggattgaagagtttttagcaaacagaacacagcgtgttgttatcaatggagagacgtctacagatgttaaagtaacctctgccgtgccacaggggagtgttatgggaccattgcttttcacaatatatataaatgacctagtatttagtgtcggaagttccatgcggcttttcgcggatgatgctgtagtatacagagaagttgcagcattagaaaattgtagtgaaatgcaggaagatctgcagcggataggcacttggtgaagggagtggcaactgacccttaacatagacaaatgtaatgtattgcgaatacatagaaataaggatcctttattgtatgattatatgatagcggaacaaacactggttacttctgtaaaatatctgggagtatgcgtgcagaatgatttgaaattgaatgatcatataaaattaattgttggtaaggtgggtaccaggttgagattcattgggagagtccttagaaaatgtagtccatcaacaaaggaggtggcttacataacactcgttcgacctatacttgagtattgctcatcagtgtgggatccgtaccagatcgggttgacggaggagatagagaagatccaaagaagaacggcgcgtttcgtcacagggttatttggtaagcgtgatagcgttacggagatgtttagcaaactcaagtggcagactctgcaagagaggcgctctgcatcgcagtgtagcttgctcgccaggtttcgagagggtgcgttgctggatgaggtatcgaatatacgcttccccctacttatgcctcctgtggagatcatgaatgtaaaattagagagatttgagcgcgcacggaggctgtcagacagtcgttcttcccgtgaaccatacgcgactggaacagaaaagggaggtaatgacagtggcacgtaaagtgccctccgccacacaccgctgggtggcttgcggagtatgaatgtaggtgtagatgtagagtaatACTTCTAAATACATGACATTCACGTTCTCAAAAGCTGGAACCTGGCAACAGGTGGTGGTCGACCCCTGTGTACGAACGTCCTCACAGAGGAGGAATGGTTGAGAAGTTTGTGAATTACAAGAACCTCTTTAGATAAATCTTGATTAGGAAGCAGGTACAGAGAGCATAGTGTCATTTCATTGGGCACACTCATACTACTACTGGTGGTGGCGGTGACGGTTTGCGGGTGCACATCAGCTATGGCAGGAACTGCCTGTAACCTTAAGTTAACTGTTCTTGCTCCTTCTTgtgtgtcctgaacccattcatgttCCAGTGCAGTATGGGATctattttgtcagttttgctacagAAATTAGATGGATTGTAGTTCAGGGTTAAAAAGAGGGACTGTTTGTTTCACTCTGACAGActatgtattccattattttcacggaCATGTCCTCTTCAGATTCACCAGCTGTGTTAAACTGGCAGAAAAGTGCTTCATTCAGATGTTATTAAACTTTCATGTCACATTGGGTTGAATGTTATGTCGTCGAAGTGTTGACCCTTATGTGAATTTTTGTACTAGAATTGCCAGCATTTTGGATTTCAGTCAAGTCATGAGAAGCAGCCCTATGTCATAGGTGTttttcgggagtcaaggtgtgcaggACTAACTTTGCACGCACTATGGTCACACAGGCATCACTTTTatcaccaggaataaaatcagtttcttaactCTTTTGTCAGATGGTATATGTCTAAGTGGAGCTTACCCTTTGTTCCCCCTCTGTACTCTGTGGCTGCTCTGCTTTTTACTGGAGTGAATGTAATGGTTTGTATGCaatgtcaactttggcaactgGCTTCTCAACCATTTGTAAATGCAGGTTGCTGCATTGATTTGTATAGTATTTGCAGCTCAATGTAAGGTACTTGTTTGGTGGTGTATTTCTTGCCCCCTTCTTTTCTGCTGGAGATATTTTGCAGTTTTGAGTCTGTGCAGCAAGTTCACTGGGAAAGTCAATTTAAAATTGGCAAAGTGAGTAGGCCTATGTGACACCGGCCTTTTGAGCTGCCTTGTCTTATCTACAAGAAGTTGCCTCCCATCTATATGCAAATGACCATATAACTGTCACATTTACATTGTGAAGGACCTTGGTATGTATGGCCACACTTTTAAATGGAGGAAGCCTTCCTTACTGTATTCTGTCAGTAAAAGTCAGAAGTTGGAATAGGCAGCAGTCTTCCCAATTTCACTTTGCCATGGAAGCAATTCACACAAATTGTCTGCTAGCAAAGTCATATGGTATACATTAAAAGCACGACATAGTGGTACTTGATGTGGAACAAATGCAAAACCTAACCAGGGACATAACTAACGGCCATGTTGGCTCCTGAAAATTCAGAGCATTTAATGAGGTTCAGGAGATACTGTACTTCTGCCTATGTTTTTAATACAGTGTTTAATGAAATTTAAATTGTGGACCACTGCTATATAGCTGTGCTTGACAATTTGTCTAACAAGTGAATACACAATGatctgatttttgtatttttttttaaatatttgtgaagtTCAGAACACAAATATTAATTGCCCAAAATAAATTGATGCAACTCTAAACAATTCTTGAGGAAATCTAGTTTGAAGTTTGCTGAATGTTGTTACTTTGCTGAAGCAATGTCGATTTTTCTCGACAGGCCGCGTGGCTGTGTGGTAAATTGCTTGCTTGCCATGTAGGTTGACAAAATCGCAGATACAAATTTTGAAGCAAACGTGCTTGTTCTTCTAGTAATTCCCTGAGCATTAGAATACATAATGGCAGAAGAAAATCAGTAGCATTCCAGACAGGCAATGCTGATGTAAGTCTAGTTTTACTCATTGTTTTTTCACCCTTATCCCCTGCCCCTCCCCTTTTTGGTTCAGTTTGGGTAGCTGCAGCATTCAAATATAAAGTTCATCAAATCTATGTTAATTAACAATAATTGATACTTTAATGAAAAATGCATGTtgtcttatttctaattacatatctcaCACGAAAAATCCAGGTTTCATCGCAAATGTACATTCTTAattgttaatattttataaaagatggtTTAagttttaaaagattaaaaatttctttttcatcCTTGTGTACTTTATGATTTAGGGAAATGTTCAAAAGTTTGCCAGGGCTGGGAATTGAAACTGTGCCACATACATGGTGGGCAATCATTCTACCATGCAGCCACATGGCTTTTCAAGAAAAATTGACCTTGCATTACTGGATTAAAGACAGAACTCCAAAGATGATTTTCTTAAGACTTTGAGAGTTGCATTCACCTATATTTGCTGATAGATATTAGAGCTCGGAACTTCACCCATGTGGTACAGATTTAAGATGGCTGCTCAGCTGTTTTCCCTAAATGCCCTCAAAATTTATTTACAATTTGAATTTAATATATTTCATGCAATATTACATACAGGCAAGGGAGCCAGTATGATGTATATGTGCTGAAAAATTGCTCATTTGTTCATAATCTCTAACTATACTTACCCAACAGACAGAAATGCCTGCAACATCTAGGACTCTCATCTTCTGAAAGGCTGAGAGAAGGTTTCCTGGATACTGGGTTACATGGGAATTAGTGGAGACATCACCTCGTGAAGCATACACTGAAATTGCTGTAGCCCAATGATTTCTCTCTGTATGCTATATCCTTACTGGTGAGATAATGAGTCTTAAGATAGTTGAAACAAGACTGCTGGAAGCAAAAGACAATAAGCTGCAGCTGGTAAAAGTAAACTACATGGTCTAGCATACCAACACCTGGCCAAGAAATTGAGATGAAATCAGGTGAAACAAAGCTCTCACCGGATATGCTCCTTAGATTATGGAGAAAGTTTTAATGTGTCACCAGGTTGGCTGGCTCatccagttttttattttatttattttttattaattattcatcCACTCACACactttcctgtgttattattttgaccAATACTGTGTATTTCAGTTAAAATTTTAACAGTGCATTTTAACAATGACAGTTTTATGTTCTGTGTGATTTGTTATGCCTGGGTAGGTGAATGTGCACAAAAATGGCGGTGTGCAATTGCAATTTTGAATGAGTTTAATGGCTGGATGATTTAAAATTTAGATTGGCATTATTGTTCCAATTATTAAGGCAGCTACATGGTTGGTCATCTTTTCTGTTCTAGCACTCTATTTGACTAGGCCATTTTTCTTATCATGGTCCATTTTTTCCCAGCAATCATTACTGTCTGGGTCGTGACTTGTTGTCCCTTGCGTATCAGTATTGCCTCCTCCTTGCGTCCTTGTTTTCATCTTGTTGCTGCATTTGGGTATCTGCCTTAACTTGCATTCATGTTACCATACTCTGGCTGTATTACCTATTGCTTCTGGGATCATGAGGCATTGAATCTGCTACTAAGGAAGAGGCGGTGTTGAGCAACAGGTGTGGACATTGCAAGTGAACTGATTCTTTCTTGCTACGTGGGGATATGTAGGAAGAACACTGCCTAGAAAAGTGTTAGTTGTCAGGTCTGCCACATAGCCTTCATCAGTCTGTTGTAGTTTTGCTAAGAGCTGTTTGTTGTATGTGTTTTGTAGAAGTGAGAGATAATATAGCAGTTAATACaatgttaatattttttttctcCATCCAGGTAAATTCGCTGAATCTTGTTACAACAGATGTCGGTCGTTGCAGAGTGTGGCTCCGTATTGCATTAAATGACTGCTTGCTTTCAAGGTATTTGGAAGCAATGAGGCAAGATGGAAGTGCCCTTAAACCTTACTATCGAAGTTCTGCATTTGTTCGTGATGGTGAAAGGTTAGATGTTGCTCAGCGATTGATTGAGGGAATAGAAGGAATTACTGCTACACTGGCATGCAATTCCAGTTTACTGAATGTGTGGACCAATACACCATTGCTCCTTGCAGGCTTATGGACACCACCATTGCGGGCCTGTCCAGTAATGTCTGGTGTTGACATAGCTAGAACCCTAGATGATAATTATTGTATACCGCCTGCAGCTGAGAAGTCGCCTAATACATCAGTATCACTGCCTGCATCTCTTCAAGAATCTGGAGTAAGCAATGTGTTACCACTTAGTGAAGATGaagctttgaaaataattttaggTACACCTGTTAATGATGCACCAATTTCTGAAAGACTTAGGTTAGAAACAGAAAGGTCTAGAGATGAAGACTCTGCAAAAAAGGTAATAGAAGATGAAAATTTGGAaggacagaaaaatggaaaagatatACCTGTGAGACCAAATGATACTAGTCATACAGAAGAAGGTTGTGAATCTTCAAGTGTTGGAAATTCTTTGTTCGGAAGAGTTGGATGGTCCTCTTCCTTTGATGAGGTGATGGAACAAGGTTCCTCTAAAAGACTAGAAGAAAGTACTACAAATGAGAAGGAGAATATTGTTTCAAGGAGGACTTCTAGTGCAACAGTAGTGATGCATAGCAGGTTAAGAAGCCCAAGTGAAGTCCAAAGCTACCATTCTTTGCTTGAAAGCTACAATTTGCAATATGTCAAGACTCCAGATATGAGAGAATTTCTCCAGCGCTTTGAAAATTGTTCCAGTGAAGCTGTGAATCCTGGAAATGGCTCTGATGATCCGGTAAGTTAATATTTAGTGAAATATTATAAATTCtatctaaacaaaaaaaatttaaatgtttcgATATTGTCTTAGCTGAAATGACTTCCTAGTTAATTTTGTGGACTAACAGGTTAGTCCTATATTATTTTGTTCACGTTGTCATGATTGGCCAGTTTTGATTTTTGCCATTTTAAAGTGCACCTACATAAATTGGCAATGCAAAGAAACTGGGATACTTGGaacaaaaataatataagaaattgTCTAGTCATATGAaaataatgttttgtagaaacaattAAAACATGATTTACTGACTGTCATTTAAGAGTGTACAGTTTAGCATGTTGTTTTAACAGGCCATACAATAGTGTCTGTTAAATGTACAGAAATAGATGGTGTAGTCCGCATGTACCAGAGTTCCTATTTAAACTGTGGTAAAACCCTGTTAAGTACAGGAGCATTATTAACAAACCAACTGTCAAAGGCATGTCTTCTTACCTTAGGACTGCAGAGTAATAACCAATGAATTCAAAACTCTGTACATATAGGCCAGTTCATATAAAATAACAAAGATCATGTCCATTTAGTCAATAGATCTTCAGATACCTCTTACTGCAGTTGGTATGTTAAGGCATAAATATGAACTATGTCCCTTAAAGAAGTAAGGCAGTCTTTGCACAACACAAAGGACATGACTAATTGGGTGGCAGAGTACATGTGACATACCTGAGAGggtgatggtgggaggaggcaTTTAGAGGGGTCCCTTCTTAAGCTTAGTGATGAAATGCTTGTTGAAATTGAAGCTGGATCAGCAGCATTACTCTGAGAAGTTTCACCCTTGtagatcaggaaaaaaaaaaaaaaaaaaaatgttaatgcgTTACTAGGAAACTGCACAAGCATTCCTGGTGAGGCCCCAGAATTAGTCTTATTAGTTCTTAGTAACAGATAGTTGGCTATAAACAGAAGTGAACAGCAGTGAAATCTAGGTGCCAGTGGTGTTTGCATATTTATTGCTGTAAATAACTCTGTAGTATACAGTGAGGTTATTATTGAttctgtgcgtgtgtgcgtgtgtttgcttTAGTGCCAGAGTGCTTCAGAGAGAACATGGAGAATGTAAAGAGTAAATTTCCTGATTATGTTGTTGTTATAGGGATGGGATACTAGTTCTGATAGTCTCGTCTGAAAATTGCTTGTAGTATGATAGTTAAAGAACTGATGTGTGAGGGCAATGCCTTAGACCACCTAGTGACTAGCAGACCCAAACTTGTACAATCGGTCAATGCTGATAGAAACAAATTGCAGAGCATCTAagaagtaaacataaaatagttagCCCTTAGGGTGAAGATGTGGATTACAAATGGGTAAAACTGAAAAGTGTAGTATGATATGTCATAGAGAAGTATGTGATGAGTAAGGGTATGAGAAATTGAAAAGCCCCTCCGTGACTCAAGAGCTAATTGCTACGAATGCAAAGAGATCTTCATCTCGGAAGAGAACTCACTCTGTTAGACAATCAAAAGCTGAATAGAGCCAAAACGAGTTTGAGGAAAGCAATGCGAGGATAATTGACTGAATTTCAAAATAAAGTTTTGTCAAACAGTTTGATTAAAATTCTTAAGCTTTGGTCTTATGAGTCTATAAACAGATCTGAACCATACAGGTAGGTGGACAGATTGGCCACCATGTCATTGTCAACCCTTAGGTGTCagcagatgtggatatggaggggcatgtggtcagcacactggtctcCCAGCCCTTGTCAATTGGCAGTTGAACCTGAACATAAATTAATAACTCTAATATATTTCAGTTAAATAGGTAAATTGGTCTGCTACTATTTGGGTATACTATTGGCAACAGATTagtggaaacagtaactacagtaAAATGCCTAGGAGTAACCATCTGGAGCAGCCTAAattggaatgacaacataaaacaaatggtaggaaaagcagatgcaagactgagatacgttgggagAATCTTATTGATCCATTCTCTTCTGTCAGCCTATAAAATGAGCGATTTTTACATTatgatgttttttattttttgaaaaactgATGAAGCAATCAACTAAATCTTTTTGCACAGTTCTTGAACAATATTAAAGAAATTATCATTAGGACATCCATACGAAGAGTTAAGTTACCCTTTCCAAAATGAGGTTTGTCCGTGATGGAAGTCGTGCAGTTTGCGTATCTTATccaaaatgaagaaataatcaatTTCCTTAATCTATAGGATATTGTGAATGGAGTAATAgcacattttttgaaatttgaaaaaataatgtgccagatgtttgaaacaaagatgtagtttTGTCATGTGTTTTCGGTCATGTTTCACAATAACTAatgaatatattaaaataaaaaaatagtgtattACTGTTTGTGAACGTGCCCAGAGAGTAATTCTGCCAAAGTTAACTTGAGCAGGTGTAAAATTGAATAAAGAGGAAAAGAAGGGAAGGAaaaattaaatgatgaaattagATCTGGTTGCGTCGATTGTGCCAGATCATCTTAATCCCCCACCTCACCCCCTTCTACTGCCCTTCTACTGTCCACTCCTCCATTGTTTCTGGAATTGTGCAAATCAACATTGGCTTCACTCAACAGATGGGTGATGCTGTTAGTGAACTGAACTGTATCCCATGCATATGATGGGCTCATGCCACCACTGAATATAACTATGAAAATCCTACAGTGGAATTGCAATGGCTACTTTCATTGCCTTGCTGAACTTGGGATTGTTGTCCCTTTGTAAAGCAGTTTGCATAAAGCTACAGCAAACTCAATTTCCTACAGACTTTATCCACAACTTCAAGTGTGTTTTAAAAATTGAACTTTGCAAGATCACCAAAAGGACTGTGTATGTTGGTATTTGCAAGTATATTTAGTGACCAAATATTGCTTAATACCATATTGGGAGGCTGTAGCTGTATGACTGTGGAAATCTATGGAAGATACCCTTGAGATGTTAGCCTCTGACTGGTTAGAGAGGCGTCATATAGAGAAATATCAATGATTCGACCTTTTGGGATTTTATGCAGGATTTGTAGTGTGTTTTCAGTGTTGTCAGCTTCATGTTTTTCACTTGTGAGGTGTATAAAGATGGATTAGttgttgtttatttctttcatGTGTTCTGAATCCAACAATGAAATTTCTTCCCGTCTGT carries:
- the LOC126299381 gene encoding sorting nexin-29 isoform X3; amino-acid sequence: MNAIIRSVTAFGGRENMVKDSLMSHLSESVKDIQLQHTEPQDAAKIVSNNDTTNSLCTVLEAIFIHGLKDTFLNRVSQAIGADPDQRPEPTFWGPLLVFSHREIIDQVNSLNLVTTDVGRCRVWLRIALNDCLLSRYLEAMRQDGSALKPYYRSSAFVRDGERLDVAQRLIEGIEGITATLACNSSLLNVWTNTPLLLAGLWTPPLRACPVMSGVDIARTLDDNYCIPPAAEKSPNTSVSLPASLQESGVSNVLPLSEDEALKIILGTPVNDAPISERLRLETERSRDEDSAKKVIEDENLEGQKNGKDIPVRPNDTSHTEEGCESSSVGNSLFGRVGWSSSFDEVMEQGSSKRLEESTTNEKENIVSRRTSSATVVMHSRLRSPSEVQSYHSLLESYNLQYVKTPDMREFLQRFENCSSEAVNPGNGSDDPYSALYGLGFEVVPKSPTSLFDIPEFTCFVQQLGKLARETGLDAQNYTCRGCGSAVGINAGKARVCSFSGGYFCSECHVGEEWIIPARVIHNWDFRRYPVSVKSAAFLADVQHHPLLDLKVLNPRLYLAIEEMTQLQN